The genomic segment GGCGCTGCGCCAGACCGATCTGAAACTGATGCTGGCCTATACGACGCTCTCGTCCCTCGGCCTTCTGGTTCTTTTGACCGGGTTCGGCGCACCCTATGCCATCGAAGCCGCCGTGCTGTATCTGGTGGCGCACTCCCTGTTCAAAGGCGCCCTGTTCATGGTCGTCGGCACCATCGACCATGAGACGGGAACGCGTGATGTGACGAAGCTTTCCGGCCTTCGCCGGGCCATGCCCGTCACCTTCGTCGTCGCCATCACTGCCGCGCTGTCCATGGCGGGCCTGCCGCCCTTATTCGGCTTTCTGGCAAAGGAAGAGATTTATGCGGCACTGGCGCACGCCAATCCCCGCGCCATTCTTTTTGTCGGCGTCGCTATCATCGGCAATGCCGCCATGCTCGCCATCGCCCTTGCCGTCGGCCTGAAACCTTTTATCGGCAAGCCTTCCAAAACGCTGAAACATCCGCATGAGGGACCGCTTCTGCTCTGGCTCGGACCTGCGGTCCTGGCCTTGGCCGGTCTGATCTCCGCGCTGTTTTCAGAAGTGTTTCACGCCGCCATTTCCACACCCATGGCAACGGCCATTGCGGGTGATTCCTCCCCGGTCGAGATATCGCTGATACCGCATATCGGCGTTCCCCTGGCGTTGTCGCTGTTTACGGTGGCGCTGGGCGTGATGATCTACACCAAGCTTTCCCTAGCACGCCACCTCATGGTCCGCGCTTTCGCCGCTGCCGGGCCGGGACCGGACAAGGCTTTCGATGCCGTCATCTCCAGCCTCGTCAAACTGTCCTTCCACGTCACCCGCATGATCCAGCCGGGCAGGCTGGAATTCTACGTCACCGCGACCTTCGCCATCATCGCGCTGGTGCTGCTGGTGCCGCTGTTTGCCTATGGCGAGTTGCCGGTCATGCCGGTCTGGCCTGCCGATATCCAGCTGCCCGAACTCACCTTCATCGCCATCGCCATCATCGGCCTCATCGCCGTTCTGACGGCAGCAAGTCGCCTGACGGCCATCGTTGCGCTCGGCATTCAGGGTTTCGCCGTGGCGGTGTTGTTTCTACTCTTCGGTGCACCGGACCTGTCGTTTACGCAGTTCATGGTCGAAACGCTTTTCGTCGTCATCCTGACGCTGGTCATGACACGCCTTCGCCTGTCTCCCACCGATCATCGCAAGCTCGGACAGAAACTGCTGGATGGCACGATCGCGCTGTCCTGCGGCACCGGCTTTGCGCTGATGCTGCTCAAATCCACGCAAGCGCCTTTCGATACCAGCCTTACCGCCTTTTTCAGCACCTATTCCAAGGTCATCGCCCACGGAAACAACGTGGTCAACGTCATCATCGTTGACTTCAGAGGCACCGATACGCTGGGCGAAATCGCCGTCGTCATGGTCACCGGCCTTGCCATTCTGGCGCTGATCCGCATTCGCCACGGCGCAAAACCGGCGCCTGTCGGTAAGACGGAGGGTAAGCCATGAACACGCTCATCTTCCGTACCGCCGCGCCCGTCATCACCAGCCTCATGGTCATGTTTTCCATCTTCGTCCTGCTGCGCGGTCATAACGAGCCGGGCGGTGGGTTCATCGGCGGGCTGATCGCGGTTTCGGCGCTGGCGATTTACGGCATCGCCTATGGCGCCGCTGCTGTCAGGCGCGCCATCGTCTTTCATCCGCTGTCCATTTCTGGCTTCGGCCTGCTGCTTGCCACGCTGTCCGGCGTCGTCTCGGCTTTCGTCGGCGTGCCCTTCATGACCGGGCTGTGGGTTACCCCCAGTTTCGCGGGGGTAGAGGTGCCGCTCGCAACGGTCATCTCCTTCGATATCGGCGTCTACCTTGTCGTGGTCGGTGGCTTCACCTCCATTGCGCTGGCCCTGGAAGAACGGGAGCGTGACTGATGGAAGCCGTGTTTTCGATCCTCGTCGGCATCTTCTTCAGCGTTGCCATTTACCTCATGCTGTCGCGCCACAGCGTACGGCTGCTGCTGGGCATCGCCGTGTTCGGAAACGCCGTGAACCTGCTTCTGTTTACCGCGGGTAGGCTGACACGCGAGGTGCCGCCCATGATCGGCGCGGGGCAGGATGTGCTGTCGCCAACCGCTGCCAATCCGCTGCCGCAGGCGCTGATCCTGACCGCCATCGTCATATCCTTCTGCTTCTTCTGCTTTTTGCTGGTCCTTGTCTGGCGGGCGTTTCAGGAGCTGAAAACCGACGATACCGACGAGATGCGCGCAGCCGAACCGGCACGTGAACCCTTGCCGCCGCTGAAGTATTGAAAGCGAACACGACTGATATGGCCGCACCCGGTTCCACTCCCATCGATCTTGCCGCTGCACTGGTGACCCAGCCAACCGTGCTGTCGGATTGGCTGATCATCGCCCCGGTCGCGCTGTGCATATCGGTCGGCGCTATCCTGATGATGGTTCGGCACGCCACGCGCCTGCATTCCACCATCGCAATTTCGGCCCTCGCCATGCTCACCGCCATCGATGCTGCATTGTTGTGGAAGGTTGCGACGGGCGGTCCCTTCACCATGGTCATGGGCCGCTGGCTGGCGCCCTTCGGTATTGCCTTCACCGCAGACCTGACCGGCGCGGCGCTCGCCCTTGCGGGCGCAATCGCGGCCCTTGGCTGCGCCATCCACGCGCGTGGTGAAATCGGTGACGCGTCCACGCGCTATGGCTTTTACCCGTTTCTGATGCTGCTGATGGCAGGCGTCAGCGGCGCGTTTCTGACCGGCGATATTTTCAACCTCTATGTCTGGTTCGAAGTTCTGCTGGTCTCGTCCTTCGGCCTCATCGTGCTCGGCTCCCGCAAGGAGCAGATCGATGGTGCACTGAAATATGCCGTGCTCAATCTCATCGGCACCACGCTGTTTTTGATCACGGTCGGCTACCTATATGCCATCTTCGGCACGCTCAACATGGCCGACATTGCGCTGAAGGTCAGGGTGGCAGATGGCGGCGCTCCGCTGATGACGCTCGGCGCGTTGTTCCTGCTGGCCTTCGCCATGAAGGCGGCGGCGTTTCCCGTCAATTTCTGGCTGCCCGCCTCCTATCACACGCCCAAACTCGTGGTATCCGCGCTGTTCGGCGGGTTGCTCACCAAGGTCGGCATCTATGCGCTGTTGCGCGTGATGGTCATGCTGTTTCCGGTGCAGCGGGAAGAACTCAGCCTCGTCATCGCCGTCGTCGCCGCGCTCACCATGCTCCTGGGCGCCATGGGTGCGCTGGCCCAGAACGATCTTCGCCGCCTGCTGGGCTATATCGTCGTGTCGGGCATAGGCACCATGCTGGCAGGCCTTGCCATCGGCTCTCCTTCGGCGCTCGGCGGCCTCATCTTCTATGCGCTGAATTCCGTGATCGTCATGACGGCGCTTTATCTCGCCATCGGTCACGCCATACGCCTTGGCGGTGCGTCGACGCTGTCGGAACTCTCCGGTCTCTATGCAAAGGCACCGCTGTTCTCCGGCCTTGCGCTGGCACTGTTTTTCGCAGGCTCCGGCCTGCCGCCTTTCTCCGGCTTCTGGCCGAAACTGATGCTGACGAAATCGGCCATCGATATCGGCGCATGGTGGCTGGCGGCTTCGATCCTCATTTCCGGCTTCCTCTGCACTATCGCCTTTGCCCGCATCTACCTGCTGTGCTTCTGGCGTTCCTCGCCGCCGGGCATGAAGGCGGTCGAGACCGAGTCACCTGCGCCATCCCTTGTCCCGCTCGTGGGCCTGACACTGCTCATCGTCGGCTTTGGCCTGTTCCCCGACGCCGTCGTGCGGCTTAGCCAGCAGGCGGCGGATCAACTGGCAGAGCCATCGGCCTATATCCGCTCGGTCTTTCCGCAGGAGCGTGCGCCATGAGCCGTTTCGTCATCGGTCTGCTGTTTCTTGTCGTCTGGTTCGCCATCACCGGAAGTTTTACGGTAGCGAACGGGCTGTTCGGCGCGGGTGTTGCGGCGCTGTCGCTCTTTCTCATCCGCCATCAGGTGAGGGAGAGCGAGACCTATTGGGGCCGCATCCCGGCCATTGTGTCGCTCGCGCTGCTGTTCATCAAGGAATTGGCGCTGTCCGCCTGGACCGTAGCCATGCTGGTCATCAGACCGCGCCTTGCCCTGACGCCGGGCATTTTCGCTTATCCGCTGGAGGTGAAAAGCGATTTCGAAATCACGTTGCTCGCCAATCTCATTACGCTCACACCCGGCACGCTCTCGGTGGATGTGTCTTCCGATCGCGCGACGCTCTATGTCCACGCGCTGGATTGCAGCGATGTGGAGGCCACAAAACGCTCCATTGCTGAGGGTTTCGAGCGTAAGATCATGGAGGCATTCCGCAAATGACACCGGAAACGCTGGTCTCCGGCGCAACCTTCGCCGCTTCCGTCATCCTCTCCATCGCGTTCCTCTTGACTGTGGTGCGGGTGGTCCTCGGGCCTACCCTGCCGGACAGGGTCATCGCGCTGGATATGCTGGTCGGCATCGCCATCGGTTTTCTGGGCGTCATCGCCATTCGCACGGGCTTTGATCTTTACGTGGATATTGCCATCGCGCTCGGGCTTGTCGGCTTTCTTGCGACAGTTGCATTCGCCCGTTTCATCCTGTCCCGCAGGCCGCAGGCAGGGCAGCATGGAAAACAGGTGCTCGATGGCACCGACCAGATGCCCGCGGGCAAGCCATCGCATCCACCCAAACAGCGCAAACGGTCGGGCAGGGGGAAGCGATCATGAACTGGATCATTGCCATCGCAGTTTCGGTTTTGCTGATCAGCGGCGCACTTTTCTCGCTGGCCGCCGCCATCGGTATCAACCGTTTTCCCGACCTCTATACTCGCATGCACGCTGCATCCAAGGCGGGAACAGTCGGCTCCGGCCTGCTTCTTCTTGCCGTCGGTCTGAATTCACTTGAACTTGCCGTATTCACGCGGTCTTTCATTGGTTTTTGCTTTGTTATTCTCACTGCCCCGGTATCGGCGCATTTGTTGGCCAAAGCTGCACATGAAGCTGGATATCGCTTATCAGGCATAACCATAAAAGATGAGTTGAAAGTAAACCGTAAGTTGAGTTGATGCTAATGCTTTATTGTAAGCTTGGCCACAATTCCAACATAAGCTCTAATTTTGTTACCTGTCATTTCTTGTAGGTAGAATAGTCGGTATTTGCTCTGGAATGTTCCAAAATAATAATTGGACTTTTTTTGGTTTGGTGTTATCCACATCAGGTAACGTGAATGATGTTGATTTGCAGCACGCGCAACAGCGAAATCGTCTTGGTATTTTAATAATGCCTAATCTATCCTCCTTCGAGAATAGCACGATATTTCTTCGGTGTTTGCAAATGTCGTAAGCATTACTCCCTGTTCTGTGGAGATCAGAATCGGGAATTGAACTTCGCAAGATGCAATCAGTGGGTAGGGTTTAACTTTGTTTCACAGGTAGGCGGGATATGCCCATGCCGGTGAAAATACGAACAGGAGAGACATAAATGACGGAAACTACATACGGCGGTGCGCAGGATCTGCTCGTTGAACTGACGGCGGATATCGTTGCTGCCTATGTTAGCCACCACGTCGTTCCGGTCACGGAACTGCCTGGCCTTATTTCCGACGTGCATACGGCGCTGAGCGGCACTTCCACACCGGTGGTGGCTGCTGTTAATGTTGAAAAGCAGAAGCCTGCGGTCTCCGTTCGCAAGTCGGTTCAGGATGACCAGATCATCTGCCTGGAATGTGGTGGTTCGTTCAAGTCGCTCAAGCGTCACCTGACGACACATCACAGCATCAGCCCGGAAGAATACCGCGACAAGTGGGATCTGCCGGTCGATTACCCCATGGTGGCTCCCGCCTACGCAGAAGCGCGCTCGCGCCTCGCCAAGGAAATGGGCCTCGGCCAGCGCCGCAAGTCCGGTCGCTAATCACACCAATCTTTCTAACGGAAAGCCGGTCCTCGTGGCCGGCTTTTTTGTGCGTTCTGGGTCAAAGAAAATATGAAAATAATCCTTAATAAATTTCTTATTGCAGAATATATGATTTAAAACCTGTTATTTCCTACTAGAATTACCGGATTGTCGCCATCGCTTTGCTGATGTATGAATTAATTCCTATTTAACGAGGAATTGCATCATGACGTTCAATCTCGACCCTTCCGGCCCACCACCGCCCGTCGCCCCCCATCACTCTGCCCCGCCAATCCCTACGCCGCCTGTGCCCAAGGTCAACCGCGATGCCTGCCAGCGAGTGCGGGAGATCACCTATCAGCTGTTCGTGGATATCGTTGATAGAGAGATGGTGCGTCGCGACCGTCGCCATGCCATGGCCCATATCCGCCAGATCGCGCTCTATATCAGCCATGTCGCGCTGTCCCTGCCCATGTGGCAGGTCGCAATCTGTTTCGGTCGGGAGCAATCCACGGCCAGCATCACCTGCCAGAATGTCGAGGATCGGCGCGACGATGCGGGTTTCGATGAGTTCGTGCTGGCCGTGGAAGAGGCCGTCAAACCGCTTATCCCAACGTTGGAGATCGCACACGATGCCTGAAGCACCCGCCAAGCAAAACCGCGCCCTCGTGCGCCTGCTGCGTTTCATCGGTCGCGATGCCGCGATGGTGACAGACCAAGGCGCCTATATGGAAATCACCCTCGAAAAGACCGGTGAGATCAGGCAGATCGACAACGGCGTTTTGGAAGAGGGCCGCTCCGCCGGATTGCTGCGCCGTGAAAACGACCGGCTTTTCGCTCAGCCCGCGGCCAGCGCCTTCCTCAAACGTGCGATGGTCAAGGAACGGGACGAGATATTTCAGGCGCAGCACCGTGACTGCGAAGTCGTCTCCGTCGAAATCGAAGGCGAGCGCCAGACCGCAAGACGCAACGAACTGTCGTCGCCCCTCTTGGCCCTGCTGCGTTTGAAGGATCGCGATGGGAAACTGTTCTTTCCCGCCCATACGATCGAAGCGGGCGAAAGGCTGGCCAGCGATTTCCACCGGGGACAGCTCAGCCCGCGTATCACCGCAAGCTGGGAGCCACGTCTGGCGAAACGCACCAAAGGGCAGGCCAATGGCGCGCAAGACCTGACCGACACAGCCGTCGCCGCCCGCATGCGCTTCTCCCGCGCCGCCGACGCCATGGGCCCGGAACTGGCGGGCGTCGCTATCGATATCTGCTGCTTCGAAAAAGGCCTTGAGGTCGTGGAGCGCGAAAGGCAATGGCCGGTCCGCTCCGCAAAACTCATGCTCCGCACCGCCCTCCAAAGCCTTGCCCGCCACTACGCCCCACCGTTAGCTCCGCAAAGCCGCAGCCAGCATCATTGGGGCGCGGAGGGTTACCGTCCGGTTTTGTAAAAAGGGGGCTCAAGCCGCCAAAACCTGCGCTTCCCCACGGATGCGGTTGATCATGGAGCGCAGGCCGTTGGCGCGTTGGGAGGAGAGGTGTTCTACGAGGCCGATTTTGCCGAAGACTTCGATGGCGTCGAGGCCGGCGATTTCGGAGGCGTGTTTTCCCGAGTAAACGGCCAGCACGATGGCCACCAGTCCGCGCACGATGTGGGCGTCGGAATCGCCCTCGAAGGTCAACACGGGGTCATCGCCGCCATCGCTGTGGCTGACGACCCAGACCTGACTGGCGCATCCCTGCACCTTGTTTTCGGCGGTCTTCTTCTCGTCTGCGAGATCGGGCAGGTCCTTGCCCAGTTCGATGACATAGCGATAGCGGTCTTCCCAGTCGTCCAGAAAGGCGAAGTCATCGAGGATTTTATCGAGAGAAGTCATGGGTCGGTCGTCCGTTCGTCGGATGCGTATAGGCAAGCATATAGGTCAAAGCCTGCGTGAATTGAACAGCCGCAGGGATGAAAAAAAGCCCTGCGACGAAGCAAATTCGTGCAGGGCTTGCAAGTCGGGCAGTCAGGCGGCTCACGCATGAGCCGCAAGGGGTGTCACGAGGCGGGCGGCCTCGGAAAGAAATCGCGTGAACTGTTTTAGATCAGAGCGCTGGGCGGCGCTGGGGCAGGGGCACGTAGGGCTGCGATTTGATGGTGCCGGTCTGGATCGCATCGGCCTTGACGTCTTCGATCGCCAAGGGAGCATCGACATGGACGACAGGCGCTTCGGCGGTAGCAAGTTTTGCGGGCTGTTCGCTGCCTGCAAGCTGGGCATCGATCAGCTGGTAGGCAACCTTGGCGCCTTCGCGGGCTCTTTCGCCAAGGGCGTGGAATGTTTCGGCGCCTTTTTCGCAGACCTCGGGTTTCTCAACGCAGATGGCGCTGACATAGCGGTAGGCTTCGCTGGCTGCCGATACGGCGCCTGCGACATTCATCTGCGAGGTCGGTGCATTGCTGTCGCTGGAACCGCCGAAGTAGGACAGCGCCACCAGTACCAGCGAAAAGAAGATCGACCCTTTGATCAAAAACCACATTGCGACACTACCCTGTTTGACCGTTGCCCTTTGCGGGTCATCCGTGTTTGCCCTGTTTTTCGGGCTTGCAATCACCCTAGAGCCAACAGACCAACAGCCATTTGCAAAAACCGGCAGAATTTAATTCAAATTGTCTCTATTTGTTCCGTGGCTGGACGAAGATTGCGAATTCGAGACAAGTTTAACGGATGCTATTAAGCATAATTGCGGCGCTGGCCCGCAATTGCAGGGGATAAGCCCACTACGCCGTGCCTTAAATGTTAACGCGAAGGGAAAAATATAACGAAATCCTTCGCTTACCCGTCATTAACCATGAAATGCAAAGTCTGCCCCAAATGCCTCGAAATGGGATTCCACGGGGCTTTAACCGGGGGCAGCGGCTCCGCTTTTAGCCTTTCCTTAAGCCGCGGGCCGCTATTGTCGGGCATGGTTAAGGGCGGCCTCGCCCCTTTGGAATTCGGTGTTCAAGTATTGCGTAAAATCACGGAAAAAGCGATTGCGTTGATTGATCATGCCACCGGCATGTGGCTTTCGCGCATGGAAGAAGACGCCAGCATACGGGTGGAAACGGTCCACGCGTTGCGTCGTCTCGTGGCCTTCGGCATGGCCGCGCTGGTCGTTTTGCCAGCTGCTTTCTGCCTGGCTTTTTCCGTATCGGTTGCGCTGCCGCTCGGCGTTGCGACCGTGTTCGCAATCTTCCTCGCCGCCGCTGCGTCCATGCTTGCCCTGCGTCGCCCCCAGAAAGTGCAGGACGTCGTGGCCTCTCCGGTTATGGGCAACATGGTGCTTGCGTCGCAGGTGCCCGGCCTGCTGCTGGTGTTCGATGAGCATGGCGTGGTCAAAAACGTTGCGGGCCGCGATGTCAGCCAGTTTCCATCGAAGTTTCAGAACTGCGCCGGTCATTTCTTTGCTGAACTGGTGCATGTATCCGATCGCATCGGCCTGATGCAGGCTTTCGATGCCCTTCGCCAGGGCAACGAGTCCTCCATTGCCGATCTGCGCTTCGACAATCCTGTTTCCGCGCGCCAGACGCAGTTCCTTCATGCCCGCATGGATATGACCGCAGAGCGCGACGACTTCGGCAGGCTGACCGGCGTTATCGGTCAGTTGCGCGATGTTACCGAGAAGGAATTGCTACGAACCGAGGTTGCCCGCAAGGCGGCAGAGGCGGAATCGGCAAACGATGCCAAGTCGCGTTTCCTCGCTGCCGTCAGCCATGAATTGCGCACGCCGCTCAATGCCGTGCTCGGCTTTTCGGATGTTCTGGCGGGCGAATATTTCGGCAAGCTGCAGAACGATCGCCAGCGCGAATACGTCTCTTTGATCCGCCAGTCGGGCGCCCATCTCCTGTCGGTGGTCAACACCATGCTGGATATGAGCAAGCTGGAAGCAGGCCGCTATGAGCTGATCATGGAACCCTTCCGCATCGGCGATGCCATCGCTACCTGCGAAGGCATGCTGGGTCTTCAGGCCAAACAGAAGGGCCTGACGCTGACGAGCCGCGTTCAGCGTGATATCGGTGAAGTCGTCGCCGATCAGCGCGCCGTTCAGCAGGTTCTCATCAATCTTGCAGGCAATGCCATCAAGTTTACCGAATCGGGTGGTGTGGTCACCATGGACGCATCGCTGGAAGGCGGCATGCTAAAGCTCACCGTCAGCGATACCGGCATCGGCATCGCCGCAGACAAGATGGCGTTTCTGGGCCAGCCTTTCATGCAGGTGCAGAACGAATATACACGGCGCTACGAAGGCACGGGCCTTGGGCTTGCGCTGGTCAAGGGATTGGTGGAGTTGCATGGCGGCAGCTTTGCGATTTCCAGCCGCGCGGGTGAGGGCACCATTGTAACGATCCTGCTGCCTGCGGATGGCTCTGGCCGCTCCGCTGGCGGTGACCGCGATGATGCGAGACACCCGGTGGAATTTCCGCCGCGTCTCAAGCAGGTCGTGGATGCAGATGAAATGACGAAGGAGGATGTTGCGGATGGCCGCGCCAAAGCGAAAATCGCCTAGGAAGACATCGGCTCGCAAGGAGCCCGGTTTCGTTTCCACGGTTGCTTCGGCCATGGGAAGGCAACTGTTGCAGCATCCAAAACTGGTCGGCGGCTGTACCGCCTTTTTCGTCGTTTTCGGCTTCATCGCCGCCAATGCGCTGTGGTATCAGCCCGGCCACCATCCATCGCCCTTCCTGCGCACGCGCGATGAGGAAAATCCCAACGGCATCGCCGGTTATCGCGTGGCCTCCGGCCTTGGCGAAAATGGCAACGTCACCACCTTCCGCATCGAGCGCCAGACGGACACGCCGCAACCGGCAGCGCCACCGCAAGCGCCCGCAGCAGCTGCGGTCCCCGACGATGCGCCTGCCTTGCCCCCGCTGGCGACGCCCCATCAGCCCTCCGAACTCGTAGCGGAAATCCAGCGTGAGCTTGCCCGTCGCGGCCTCTATGAAGGCGTTGCCGATGGCATGACCGGC from the Agrobacterium vaccinii genome contains:
- a CDS encoding putative monovalent cation/H+ antiporter subunit A encodes the protein MIANVTLLTFVVLFLPFVMALCAPLALARLGHNAVWLLALAPALAFVHFLGFIPTISAGEVVTGGYAWVPSLNLSFSWFIDGLSLTFALLITGIGTLIVLYAGGYMKGHPQQGRFLAFLLLFMGAMLGVVVSDSLLMLFIYWELTSITSFLLIGFDHRREAARRAALQALVVTGGGGLALLAGLIFIWNISGTTQLSMLVHGDDVLRQSPFYFATLVLVLGGAFTKSAQFPFHFWLPNAMEAPTPVSAYLHSATMVKAGVYLLMRLNPVMGDTVAWEILLPFFGGLTMLTGAFLALRQTDLKLMLAYTTLSSLGLLVLLTGFGAPYAIEAAVLYLVAHSLFKGALFMVVGTIDHETGTRDVTKLSGLRRAMPVTFVVAITAALSMAGLPPLFGFLAKEEIYAALAHANPRAILFVGVAIIGNAAMLAIALAVGLKPFIGKPSKTLKHPHEGPLLLWLGPAVLALAGLISALFSEVFHAAISTPMATAIAGDSSPVEISLIPHIGVPLALSLFTVALGVMIYTKLSLARHLMVRAFAAAGPGPDKAFDAVISSLVKLSFHVTRMIQPGRLEFYVTATFAIIALVLLVPLFAYGELPVMPVWPADIQLPELTFIAIAIIGLIAVLTAASRLTAIVALGIQGFAVAVLFLLFGAPDLSFTQFMVETLFVVILTLVMTRLRLSPTDHRKLGQKLLDGTIALSCGTGFALMLLKSTQAPFDTSLTAFFSTYSKVIAHGNNVVNVIIVDFRGTDTLGEIAVVMVTGLAILALIRIRHGAKPAPVGKTEGKP
- a CDS encoding Na(+)/H(+) antiporter subunit B; this translates as MNTLIFRTAAPVITSLMVMFSIFVLLRGHNEPGGGFIGGLIAVSALAIYGIAYGAAAVRRAIVFHPLSISGFGLLLATLSGVVSAFVGVPFMTGLWVTPSFAGVEVPLATVISFDIGVYLVVVGGFTSIALALEERERD
- a CDS encoding Na+/H+ antiporter subunit C, producing the protein MEAVFSILVGIFFSVAIYLMLSRHSVRLLLGIAVFGNAVNLLLFTAGRLTREVPPMIGAGQDVLSPTAANPLPQALILTAIVISFCFFCFLLVLVWRAFQELKTDDTDEMRAAEPAREPLPPLKY
- a CDS encoding Na+/H+ antiporter subunit D, with protein sequence MAAPGSTPIDLAAALVTQPTVLSDWLIIAPVALCISVGAILMMVRHATRLHSTIAISALAMLTAIDAALLWKVATGGPFTMVMGRWLAPFGIAFTADLTGAALALAGAIAALGCAIHARGEIGDASTRYGFYPFLMLLMAGVSGAFLTGDIFNLYVWFEVLLVSSFGLIVLGSRKEQIDGALKYAVLNLIGTTLFLITVGYLYAIFGTLNMADIALKVRVADGGAPLMTLGALFLLAFAMKAAAFPVNFWLPASYHTPKLVVSALFGGLLTKVGIYALLRVMVMLFPVQREELSLVIAVVAALTMLLGAMGALAQNDLRRLLGYIVVSGIGTMLAGLAIGSPSALGGLIFYALNSVIVMTALYLAIGHAIRLGGASTLSELSGLYAKAPLFSGLALALFFAGSGLPPFSGFWPKLMLTKSAIDIGAWWLAASILISGFLCTIAFARIYLLCFWRSSPPGMKAVETESPAPSLVPLVGLTLLIVGFGLFPDAVVRLSQQAADQLAEPSAYIRSVFPQERAP
- a CDS encoding Na+/H+ antiporter subunit E, producing MSRFVIGLLFLVVWFAITGSFTVANGLFGAGVAALSLFLIRHQVRESETYWGRIPAIVSLALLFIKELALSAWTVAMLVIRPRLALTPGIFAYPLEVKSDFEITLLANLITLTPGTLSVDVSSDRATLYVHALDCSDVEATKRSIAEGFERKIMEAFRK
- a CDS encoding cation:proton antiporter; the protein is MTPETLVSGATFAASVILSIAFLLTVVRVVLGPTLPDRVIALDMLVGIAIGFLGVIAIRTGFDLYVDIAIALGLVGFLATVAFARFILSRRPQAGQHGKQVLDGTDQMPAGKPSHPPKQRKRSGRGKRS
- the mnhG gene encoding monovalent cation/H(+) antiporter subunit G → MNWIIAIAVSVLLISGALFSLAAAIGINRFPDLYTRMHAASKAGTVGSGLLLLAVGLNSLELAVFTRSFIGFCFVILTAPVSAHLLAKAAHEAGYRLSGITIKDELKVNRKLS
- a CDS encoding MucR family transcriptional regulator → MTETTYGGAQDLLVELTADIVAAYVSHHVVPVTELPGLISDVHTALSGTSTPVVAAVNVEKQKPAVSVRKSVQDDQIICLECGGSFKSLKRHLTTHHSISPEEYRDKWDLPVDYPMVAPAYAEARSRLAKEMGLGQRRKSGR
- a CDS encoding DUF6456 domain-containing protein yields the protein MPEAPAKQNRALVRLLRFIGRDAAMVTDQGAYMEITLEKTGEIRQIDNGVLEEGRSAGLLRRENDRLFAQPAASAFLKRAMVKERDEIFQAQHRDCEVVSVEIEGERQTARRNELSSPLLALLRLKDRDGKLFFPAHTIEAGERLASDFHRGQLSPRITASWEPRLAKRTKGQANGAQDLTDTAVAARMRFSRAADAMGPELAGVAIDICCFEKGLEVVERERQWPVRSAKLMLRTALQSLARHYAPPLAPQSRSQHHWGAEGYRPVL
- a CDS encoding SufE family protein, which translates into the protein MTSLDKILDDFAFLDDWEDRYRYVIELGKDLPDLADEKKTAENKVQGCASQVWVVSHSDGGDDPVLTFEGDSDAHIVRGLVAIVLAVYSGKHASEIAGLDAIEVFGKIGLVEHLSSQRANGLRSMINRIRGEAQVLAA
- a CDS encoding DUF5330 domain-containing protein, producing the protein MWFLIKGSIFFSLVLVALSYFGGSSDSNAPTSQMNVAGAVSAASEAYRYVSAICVEKPEVCEKGAETFHALGERAREGAKVAYQLIDAQLAGSEQPAKLATAEAPVVHVDAPLAIEDVKADAIQTGTIKSQPYVPLPQRRPAL
- a CDS encoding sensor histidine kinase, with the protein product MTEKAIALIDHATGMWLSRMEEDASIRVETVHALRRLVAFGMAALVVLPAAFCLAFSVSVALPLGVATVFAIFLAAAASMLALRRPQKVQDVVASPVMGNMVLASQVPGLLLVFDEHGVVKNVAGRDVSQFPSKFQNCAGHFFAELVHVSDRIGLMQAFDALRQGNESSIADLRFDNPVSARQTQFLHARMDMTAERDDFGRLTGVIGQLRDVTEKELLRTEVARKAAEAESANDAKSRFLAAVSHELRTPLNAVLGFSDVLAGEYFGKLQNDRQREYVSLIRQSGAHLLSVVNTMLDMSKLEAGRYELIMEPFRIGDAIATCEGMLGLQAKQKGLTLTSRVQRDIGEVVADQRAVQQVLINLAGNAIKFTESGGVVTMDASLEGGMLKLTVSDTGIGIAADKMAFLGQPFMQVQNEYTRRYEGTGLGLALVKGLVELHGGSFAISSRAGEGTIVTILLPADGSGRSAGGDRDDARHPVEFPPRLKQVVDADEMTKEDVADGRAKAKIA
- a CDS encoding peptidoglycan-binding protein, giving the protein MAAPKRKSPRKTSARKEPGFVSTVASAMGRQLLQHPKLVGGCTAFFVVFGFIAANALWYQPGHHPSPFLRTRDEENPNGIAGYRVASGLGENGNVTTFRIERQTDTPQPAAPPQAPAAAAVPDDAPALPPLATPHQPSELVAEIQRELARRGLYEGVADGMTGPRTTAAILFFEETVGMEQTGEPTSRILSALKIDSATTVAAIPKALPKDRPASANSGGVAIDPVAAAIRSAEESKPKAQSVSLTSGNAAKPVTKDIVAKIQQGLVNIAYADVKVDGMAGEQTRTAIRNFEKHYRLPETGEPSEAVLKKLKSIGAL